The Ficedula albicollis isolate OC2 chromosome 6, FicAlb1.5, whole genome shotgun sequence genome has a window encoding:
- the LOC107603327 gene encoding beta-microseminoprotein-like, whose protein sequence is MKIFLAFFVALVSIVTLGDASCLTALRKPWWPQKGCMMNGKIYPLGHIERTEFCYNCDCEKDQIRCCSLMIHPPYYDGEKCKVIFNRKSCDYDVVQKDDPSKACRLVVRVG, encoded by the exons ATG AAGATCTTTCTGGCTTTCTTTGTTGCATTGGTCAGCATTGTGACCCTGGGTGATGCATCCTGCTTAACTGCACTTCGAAAGCCATGGTGGCCCCAAAAAG GCTGTATGATGAATGGAAAAATCTATCCCCTTGGACACATTGAGAGGACAGAATTTTGCTACAATTGTGACTGTGAGAAAGATCAAATAAGATGCTGTTCCCT CATGATACATCCCCCTTATTACGATGGAGAGAAATGTAAAGTCATTTTCAACAGAAAGAGCTGTGACTATGATGTGGTGCAGAAGGATGACCCCTCTAAGGCGTGTCGTTTGGTTGTTCGTGTGGGCTAA